Within Candidatus Peregrinibacteria bacterium, the genomic segment TCTGGAAAATGGGCGTACTCCCCGTGGATGATCCACGCGTAGACAATACCATGCAGGCGATTTCAGATCATCTTCGAGTTCATTCTGAAATTGGAGGAATTGCGCGATATACGGGAGATGCGTACCATTTCGACTTTGAGCATGTGAGCTGGAATGAAGTCCCGGGAAATCCATGGATCATCACCACGCTTTGGGAAGCTGATTACCGGATGATGAGAGCAAAAAGTAGAAAAGACCTGGAGAAAACACTGGAAGCACTTTTTTGGGCGATGAAAATGGCGAGTACATCGGGAATACTTCCAGAGCAAGTGCATCCATATACCGGAAAACCTCTTTCAGTAGCACCTCTCACATGGAGTCACGCCACATTTGTTTCGAGCGTTCTTCTCTATGAAAAAAGATGGAAAGAACTCCAGTAAATGATTTTTCTCTTGAGAATGCGTACGCTTTCCGCAGCCTAAAAAACTGTTTGACTTTTTTCAGAAGCTTACTATGATGGGAACACTTTTCTGCCTGCGGGTTTTTTGTCCTGTTTTTCTCTTCCCATGTCAACATTTCAATCAAACTGTACTGAATGCGGAACTGTCATCGCTCTCGCTGATGATGTACAAATCGGAGAAATAATTAATTGTGAAGAATGTGGAGGAGAACTCGAAGTAATGGATATCGATGAAGATAATAATGTGACCTTAGAAATAATTCCCTCAGAGGAAGAAGGAGGGGAAGAAAATTGGGAGGAATAGCGGGCGGATGATTTCGGTGAAGAATAACGATGCATCCCGAATGTGTTGACGGAGGTCGACAACACAAAATATTTCATGTTTTTGTTTTCTGGAAGGCGACACGACGCCGTGTCGCCTTCATGGTTTTTTGATGTTTCGCATTCAAATGGAATGATTCCGATGTGCATCATCGAAATCCATTCCATCGGCATCGAAATTCCCAAAAACGTTTTTATGAAGAGAGAAACGTGTATTTCATCACCTCAAATACATACGAAAAATTTCCATATTTTCAAGAAGAAATTTTTTGTGAATTGTGGATTGAAGAACTCAAACTCTGCAAATTAAAATTTTGTTTTGATTTGTATGCATTTTGTTTAAATTATGAGCATTTTCATTGGATGATTCAACCGAATGAGAAATGGAATATTTCGAAGGTGATGAAATTTTTCAAGGAAAATGTTTCGAGGGACATCAATAAAATCATAAAATATCAACCACCGGAAGGCGCGATGGCGCCGTCGCGCCTTCATGGTGATAATAACATGCGGGAAAGCGACACGGCGTCGTGTCGCCTTCAAATGGATACAAAAATTTCCATATTCCAAACCGCATTCCTCCAAAAAAACGGACATCATCATTCATTCCCCAATTTCCAATGGCAAAAATCATTCCACGATCACGTAATTCGGGGTGATGAAGATTTTGAAAATCATGTGGAATATACGATATACAATTTTGTGAAACATGGACTTCCTGAAAACTGGAAATATACGTCGCTGAATTACTCTGATGAAATGAATTTCGAGTAATATTTTCTTCAGAAAACATAAGGGACCTGGCTAAAAAGGCGGATCCCGCTGAGGGTAATATTTTTTTTATTCTTGTTGCCCTATTGGTAGTAATGTAATTCTATACCTTGCATTAAATGCTGTATCCCCTGTGGGATCCGATTCATGGAAACCTCTATTTATCCACAATTCCAATGTGTACATTCCGCCTGGAGTCTTCTGAATGAAAATATTAAATTTTTTCCCTTTCCCTTTCAAATCTTTAGGTGTTTCGTCACTTAATCCATATGCATATGGTTCTTGATTAGGAAAATTAGCGTTTATTTCAAGACAGACAGCTCCTTTTTCTCCCATCGGTTCAACACTCGCTTCAACAACTCTTGACTCTGGTATACGAACCCGAATTTTAATTGGATCAGTCGTACCAGGTGCACTCACTTCTCCTTCTAACGGTTTTCCTTCTTCAAGAGTCACAGATTTATCGCATGCCGCTTTCTCTTTCTCACAACTACTTAGTGTTATTCCAGTCAACAACGCTCCAGTTGTTGCTGCTAGTCCTAACAGCCAATTTCTCCGAGTTATTCCAGAATCTGAAAATTCATTTTGCATTTCATCGGTCTCTTTATTAGAAGAGGCATCTGCTGGAATAGTTTCAATATTTCTATTTTTCATAAATAAAGTTTAAAAGAAAGTAAGGTCGGATTTTATCAGTTTCTTCTCAATTTGCAAGCTCTTTTAAAAAAAGAGACAATAAAAACGTTATTCATTGCTTCTTTCAAATTTCCATGCCCAAATCCCTCACCCTCTTCCGCTGTACCGAATGCGCCTACGAAACCCCAAAATGGGCAGGGAAATGCCCAAATTGTGAAAGTTGGAGTACTTTGCAGGAAGTTCAGAAATCCACTCCACTTCCGGGAAGGAAAATTTCAATAAGTGG encodes:
- a CDS encoding lysine biosynthesis protein LysW, yielding MSTFQSNCTECGTVIALADDVQIGEIINCEECGGELEVMDIDEDNNVTLEIIPSEEEGGEENWEE
- a CDS encoding transposase, which encodes MHHRNPFHRHRNSQKRFYEERNVYFITSNTYEKFPYFQEEIFCELWIEELKLCKLKFCFDLYAFCLNYEHFHWMIQPNEKWNISKVMKFFKENVSRDINKIIKYQPPEGAMAPSRLHGDNNMRESDTASCRLQMDTKISIFQTAFLQKNGHHHSFPNFQWQKSFHDHVIRGDEDFENHVEYTIYNFVKHGLPENWKYTSLNYSDEMNFE